The segment CGCGTCTCGATGACTGCGGGGTCGAAACCGGCGCCGTCATCCGAGACGGTCAGCACGATGCGGTCACCCGAGTGCCGCAGCGTCACACCGACGTTCGTCGCGCGCGCGTGCTTGTGGATATTGGTCAGCAGCTCCCGCGCCGCGCGGTGCAGCAACGCCTGCGAGGCCGGCTTGCCGACATCCTGCAGGTCCGCGGTCACCGCGTAGTCGCCACGGGATTCGAACTGGCGCAGTAGTTCCCGGATGGCCGGTGCCAGGCCGAGCTGCGCAAGCACCTGGGGGTGTAACTCGGTGACGGTGGAACGCAGCATGGCAGCGGTATCCTGCAGGGCGTCGTAGACCGTGTCCAGTGCGGGGTCGGGACGGCTGTCGCGGAGCAGGTCCACCTCCATCCGCGCGGCCAACAGGGTCTGCAGCGGGCCGTCGTGCAGATTCTCGGCCACCTCCCGGTTATGCCGCTCGTCGGCGGCCATCGCCTCGGCGACCAACTGGCGACGCACCTCAAGCAGGGCACGCACCCGGGCCGCGCGCAGGGACAGCACCAGGCACAGCGCGGTGGTCGCGACCGCCAGCCACAGCAGGAAGCCGAAGTGCGTGTACACCATGTCGGGCAGGCCGATCCGGTCATCACGCTTGGAATACACGATCCAGACGGCCAGATAGGCTCCGGCGGTGACGGTCCCGATGATCGCCGTCAGCAGTGGGCGGTCCTGGAACGCCACCGAGATGGGCAGCAGGAAGAACACCGGCAGCAGCGCCGCGGTGGCTCCGCCGGAGACGACGCACAGCACCACGATCAGCAGTACATCGACGCCGGTGGACGCCCAGTCCGCCCACCGGGGCAACGGGCCACGGAGCACAGCCAGCAGCCAGATCACCGCAGCGACCGCGTAACCCCCGAGCACCGCGGCATACAGGCCGGGCAGCCAATGGTCGACTTCCCAGATCCACACCAGCACGGCGATCAGCGCGATCAGCGGGAGCCGCAGGACCGCCGACACCCGGACGGGCTCGGCCGCGAAGAAATCGACGATGCGTGTCACGTCAGTCGAGGAGTTTGCGGCGCATCGCCTCGGCCACCGCGGCCGCGCGGTCGCCGACGCCCAGCTTTTCGTAGAGCCGCTGCACATGCGTCTTCACCGTGGACGGCGCGAGATAGAGCTCCTTGGCCATCGCCGGGATGGACATCCCGCGCGCGATCATCGCGAGCACCTCTGCCTCCCGGGCCGACAGCGTCGGGACGCCCGGCTCGTTGCGGCGGCGGATCTCACCGGCCAACGACGCCGCCAGGGCGGGCGCGATGACGTCACGCCCGCGCGCACAGCCCAGCACCGCATCGACCAGTTCACTGCGGGTCGATTCCTTGGACAGAAATCCGGCGGCGCCGTCCTGCAGCGCCTTGTAGACGATGGCCGACTCGTCGTGGGCCGAGATCAACAGCACCCGGGTCGCCAAGCCGTCACGGGTCACGGCGGCGGCGACCTCGGAGCCGTCCATCCCGGGCATCCGGTAGTCCAGCAGGGCCACCGCAGGACTGTGCGCACGGATCAGTTCGAGTGCGGCGACGCCGTCGTCGGCCTCACCGACCACCTCGATGGATCCGCTGGCCGTCAGGGCGCGCACCACACCGTCGCGGAACATCGGGTGGTCATCGCCGACCACCACACGCACCTTCTGGCCTGAGTCCTGCATGGGAGCAGCTTGTCACAGCGGGACCGCTGCGAGTGGCAAGATTCGGAGCGGAAGGCGGTGGCGGTGAACATCGAAGAGCTGCAATGGTTCGTGACACTCGCCGAAACCGAGCATGTCACCGACGCGGCGGCCGAGTTGGGCATCAGCCAGCCCACCCTCTCGCGGTCGCTGGCCCGGCTGGAAGCCCAGGTCGGCGCGCCATTGTTCGCCCGCCTGAACCGCCGCCTGCAACTCAACAGCTACGGGGAGATCCTGCTCGAGCATGCCCGCCGCAGCATCGGCGAAATGCGCTCGGCCACCGAGCGTATCGCTGCGCTACGGGACCCGGAGACCGGCACCGTGCGACTGGCATTCCTGCACTCGCAGGCCGGCGGCTTCGTGCCCGACCTGTTGCGCCGGTTCCGGATCGAGGCCCCGCGGGTGCAGTTCGAGCTGTTCCAGGGTCCGGCGCACACGATCCTGGAGCGACTGGCGAACGGTCGGGCCGATCTGGCGATCACCTCACCACGGCCCAGCGACCACCCCTGGCGTGTGCTCTATGTCGAGCGGCTGTGCCTGGCGGTGCCGCGCGGGCATCGCTTCGCCGGACGGGCGAGACTCCGGTTGGCCGACGCCGCCGACGAGCCCTTCGTGGCGTTGCGGCCCGAGTTCGGACTGCGATTGCTGACCGACGAGCTGTGCCTGGAGGCCGGCATCGCCCCACCGGTGGTGTTCGAGGCCATGGAGATCCCCACGATGGAAGGACTGGTCGCCGCCGGTTTCGGTGTCGCGGTGGTCCCGGTTCCCCGGCCGGACCGCGCCGAGCCGGGGGCCGTCTATGTCCCGCTGATCGAGACGACAGCCAAGCGACAGATCGGGCTCACCTGGTCCCCGGACCGCGAGATGCCGCCCACGGCGCGGCGTCTGGTGGACTTCATCATGCATATTCGTCATGATCTGACCTAACTTGATGCATTGGACACATCATCGATAGGCTCATAGCGTCCCCGCCATGACAATCACGGTGGCCCCCGTCGACTGGCCGGGCCATTCGCGGGGATCCACCGAGTATCGGCGCCTGCTTGCCGCGCTGTTCTTCGGTGGCATGGCCACCTTCGCGCAGTTGTACTCACCCCAATCGGTACTCCCCCTGATCGCCGGTGACCTGGGCACCGGCGCCGCCGACGCCGCACTGACGGTGTCGGCCGCGACCGTCGGGCTGGCGGTGAGCGTCCTTGCATGGGCAGCCCTGGCCGACCGCATCGGCCGCGTTCAGGCGATGACGATATCCATCACGGCAGCAACCATTTTGGGCGTGCTGGTGCCGTTGGCGCCGAATTCGGCGATGCTGCTGTCCGGTCGATTCGTCGAAGGGTTGATGCTCGGCGGCGTACCGGCCATCGCGATCGCCTACCTGACCGAGGAGGTGGACGCCGGCAACGCCGCCCGCGCCGCGGGCAGTTACGTCGCAGGCACCACCATCGGCGGTTTGGCCGGGCGGCTGGTCACCGGCCCGCTCGCCGAACACGTCGGATGGCGGATGGGTGTCCTGGCAGTGGCCGCGCTGTGCGGGCTGTCGGCGGTGGCGTTCATGCGGCTGGTGCCGCCCGCCCGGGCGTTCCAGCCCTCCCGGGGCGCGGAGTCGATCCGCCGACTGCTGGGCAACCTGCGCTCGGCGCACCAGCTTGCGCTCTACGCACAGGCGTTTCTGCTGATGGGCGGGTTCGTCGCGATCTACAACGTCCTCGGATTCCGCCTGACCGCCGCGCCGTTCGAATTGCCGCAGACGCTGGCCAGCCTGGTGTTCCTGGCGTATCTGGCCGGCACCTGGGCCTCCGCGCGGGCCGGTGTCGAGGCCGGCCGCTTCGGCCGCCGGACGGTGCTGCTGGGCAGCATCGCCACGATGGTCGTCGGCACCGCGCTAACCGTCAGCCACCACATCGCCGTGGTGCTCGCCGGACTGGTCATCGCGACGGCCGGGTTCTTCGGCGCGCACGCCATCGCGTCCGGGTGGGTCGCCCACGCCGCCGGCGACGGCAAGGCCCAGGCCTCCTCGTTGTACAACCTGTTCTATTACGCCGGATCCAGTGCGGTCGGTTGGTTGAGCGGGCTGGCCTTCGACGCCGCGGGCTGGACGGCGTTGGCCGG is part of the Mycobacterium adipatum genome and harbors:
- a CDS encoding LysR family transcriptional regulator, which encodes MNIEELQWFVTLAETEHVTDAAAELGISQPTLSRSLARLEAQVGAPLFARLNRRLQLNSYGEILLEHARRSIGEMRSATERIAALRDPETGTVRLAFLHSQAGGFVPDLLRRFRIEAPRVQFELFQGPAHTILERLANGRADLAITSPRPSDHPWRVLYVERLCLAVPRGHRFAGRARLRLADAADEPFVALRPEFGLRLLTDELCLEAGIAPPVVFEAMEIPTMEGLVAAGFGVAVVPVPRPDRAEPGAVYVPLIETTAKRQIGLTWSPDREMPPTARRLVDFIMHIRHDLT
- a CDS encoding response regulator translates to MQDSGQKVRVVVGDDHPMFRDGVVRALTASGSIEVVGEADDGVAALELIRAHSPAVALLDYRMPGMDGSEVAAAVTRDGLATRVLLISAHDESAIVYKALQDGAAGFLSKESTRSELVDAVLGCARGRDVIAPALAASLAGEIRRRNEPGVPTLSAREAEVLAMIARGMSIPAMAKELYLAPSTVKTHVQRLYEKLGVGDRAAAVAEAMRRKLLD
- a CDS encoding sensor histidine kinase; this encodes MTRIVDFFAAEPVRVSAVLRLPLIALIAVLVWIWEVDHWLPGLYAAVLGGYAVAAVIWLLAVLRGPLPRWADWASTGVDVLLIVVLCVVSGGATAALLPVFFLLPISVAFQDRPLLTAIIGTVTAGAYLAVWIVYSKRDDRIGLPDMVYTHFGFLLWLAVATTALCLVLSLRAARVRALLEVRRQLVAEAMAADERHNREVAENLHDGPLQTLLAARMEVDLLRDSRPDPALDTVYDALQDTAAMLRSTVTELHPQVLAQLGLAPAIRELLRQFESRGDYAVTADLQDVGKPASQALLHRAARELLTNIHKHARATNVGVTLRHSGDRIVLTVSDDGAGFDPAVIETRLQEGHIGLGSLLARFEAMGGAIRIDSAPGRGTVVTVTSAPE
- a CDS encoding MFS transporter is translated as MTITVAPVDWPGHSRGSTEYRRLLAALFFGGMATFAQLYSPQSVLPLIAGDLGTGAADAALTVSAATVGLAVSVLAWAALADRIGRVQAMTISITAATILGVLVPLAPNSAMLLSGRFVEGLMLGGVPAIAIAYLTEEVDAGNAARAAGSYVAGTTIGGLAGRLVTGPLAEHVGWRMGVLAVAALCGLSAVAFMRLVPPARAFQPSRGAESIRRLLGNLRSAHQLALYAQAFLLMGGFVAIYNVLGFRLTAAPFELPQTLASLVFLAYLAGTWASARAGVEAGRFGRRTVLLGSIATMVVGTALTVSHHIAVVLAGLVIATAGFFGAHAIASGWVAHAAGDGKAQASSLYNLFYYAGSSAVGWLSGLAFDAAGWTALAGVVIGLAVLAGGLALWAAPVPLV